The Tenebrio molitor chromosome 2, icTenMoli1.1, whole genome shotgun sequence DNA segment aaatgttgccgaatttaccgtaatcataataattaagctacttaaaacgtattgatggtgtttgtattagactgcagaacatattttcagtaagttacaatgaagtcaagttctttttgtgtataaattgaatcgtagCATAGGTgagataaatatgtagcacggatagtgaaggaagaaacaacgacccaattgaaatgaCACAAgggttttgtaagacctattataacttcgcgatagagttgtgaatttatggcttgagtctattttgaaatgtactcctgaaattttccaacatttttgtagatattgtgaagaacttaCTTCGGAAGATTGGACAGAATTAAtgggaaatctttcatttgaaaacgttcttcctttaataatttccttagaagaatctgactcggaatCTGATTGAGATTTTGATacaggtaatgatgattcagaattttctaatgaaattatggaagttgaatagttttgttctttttttgtcATGAACGATGGGTGTGTGAATATCTTCCAGAaaaattcgaataaagtaaggtttaataagtaggtacaagattttatacaacctagttctaggaatgttttgattaaaatgaaaaattcattgagaagttactaactggttggttaagacactgtataggtgggttatctaagtggtgcataaattaacaggagccacttcGTCTTTCGGTCCCTGTCTctactattctgtagtctgttcaagtcagtttcctgttttgttaaattggattaaaaatgtgtgagtacTGTTTTATTGCAaagtagtaaaactgacaacaatgcgctagacaatgacgcagtttataacttcaaacttagaaaaacataacctaattcaatagacagctttactgccaacttaaatgcactttttccatggcctccccttatgccaaaacatcgtgaatggcatatataatctattcattttgattgtgaccacttcctaataacttttcagttgctaggttattgatagggaattttagataacactaaatccagtcgcagttggcaactctcggaggcgccattttgacagaaacgtcatGCTCACACaagacagaacggagaacgacttgcgcaaacgtttttcgacgtacactgtacgcatatctataaaattgagttttggtacaaaattttagaattcaaaaaaaaatgccacgtcgtcttctcaaagttgggaccaaacggttaatattgacttgtttcgagacatttattgaagccaacgggaaaacaactcacaaagacgaacatcaccaataaagttaactctatttgtgcttttttgttgtacattttggctagtaagtgttgtagtttgataccttctgccttttcatcccctgtaaatcatttttttttctttctgtctgattagtttttatctgaaaatattggTTATTACTTTTAGTAATCCccaggcatttttcgcgtttgtcttactgccaaatgaccatttccttcgttcttcattaatatcgagaattgcatgaggtgatttcgaagtttttacgttaaataatctgtacctggatataactccacttttcaacagacgtgatcacagaatcagacagacgtttttagtttctcctacttcaaatattgatttccgttattaatattgataaatacattaaaatcattgctttactaccatggtcaagttttgacaattctgacattttcacatcatgttcacaccacacaaatatttggtgtaaaacgtatgtagcatacagctaaacagcgcctactatgtttttcgttgtggtcacaatcaaaatgaatagattatatGTTTAAACTTAGATATGAATAGTCACCTAAGACTTCACCGATTACAGATATTTACTTTATCCTAAGTGTAAATTGAGCTTTACTGTTGAGAGAGATTTTATCCAACAAAGTTACCCTATTGATAAATACGTAGATACAAGGGTCAAAATGATTCTCACTCATTTTACAAAGTTTCAATCGTGCGAAATTGATCGCTACTAACCTATCCAATATTATTTAATGgatcaaaataattgttttctcCTTAAAGTTAACACTTCGTAATTCTTCGTTTAGAGAATGCTAAAGAGTTTATCACTTGATTTGTATCTGTGCTTGATCTCTGATTCATCTTTTCTTTGGATGTATAACATAAACACAGTTTCACGAGGAAGTAACATTCAAGTTTTACACAAAGCATAAAAATAGAATGTCGGCACATCACAAGCCTGTTgtctaaaaaaacaatatcaaGATATAAATAAGAACTGGGTctttccgaatttatttgttcATTCATTCCGATGCTATAAATATCATTTTATGAATGAAGAGTATCGAAATAAATACTACCTCTCGTTGGTGCTTGaaactttgtttattcatAATTCCAGATTTGCTTTGGCGAGTGTGTTCGCCAACTTGTCCAAAAGtggaatttaatttacaaaattgagagctttgagataaataaaaatcttattaaattttaatacgtCTTATTAGGTgagattaaaatttaaacaattactTTCATTAGATGATtctaagaaataaaaataaaaaattataaataaaattttttatttattatttttatgagataaaaaattgaaatgaaataacaaaaataactgTAACTGCATTTGGTGCATCATGCATCTTAAATGACAACAGAATATAAATAAGATGAAGTGTTtcataaaaatagaaattccATTACATATTTGATTGCATTAAAGTATTCCAAGCATGCACGGTACTTCCAGCTAATCCATTCCTTTCTACTAACTGTTAAAGGTAGCGCActcattaaattaaaaaataactttggtaaaattgaaattaaatttaatataaaagtctACCGTAAATGCATTGGATTTCTGTCCCATTCGTTTTTAAAGATCTTATTTTAGATTaagaagatttttattttataaacaggGTAATACATTATCATCACACAAAGTACACAATTTAGAgggtaatagttatttacaatGCAAGACCGTTACATAGAACTTTACATGTGAGCACAGTACCTAACGAGCAACCGATAGCGAGTTTCTAATCAGTGCGAGTATGTAAAGTTCGGTAACGGTAAACAGATGTTTACGACCCAGTATaccgtaaaattaaaaaccaaaaaagtaaaacagCAAGGAAGAACTAGAGATTTAAGTAGAAATTAAACGAATGAGCCAAAATACGTTGAGTTTTATGAGCTTGTTACTAATTTAGCCATAAGTTagtctaaaattaattttagaaaaatcgtgtagtagaaaaaataaggTGAAATAGTTGGACTCTTTAAAATAGTAAATGAACTAAACCCAAAATAGAAGTGGGATTGTTTACATCTACAGAAACTTTAGAGACATAAAAATtggattatattttttgtaggttTATTTAACGttgttgtatattttttcagGTTAATTTGTTTATGCTTTTAACTATTTAGTTGATTTTATTTCGGTTCTAATGatataaatatacatatattatACCTGACTATTGTTGTTTCAGTGgtcttgtttcatttttattacaaaatctGCAATGTTTAGGTCGCGaacttttaatttcaattttctcgtctaaatataaataaaaactccTACTTAAATACAATAGCGTAATTATTGGTCAACAGCAGTTGTTCCAATGTCAGGCATGCCACAAGACTCCAATTTGAAACCACCGCTTTGCTTAGTATTTATAAATGATCTCGGCGACAGCTTTGTCAGAAGTTATTGTATCCGGATGATCTTCATAAAAATCCATAACATGAGATATGGTCATTTTCTTCAATACTGTATCTTCTTCTTCGTTGGTGTCACTGTAATCGACTTATTTTGAATGTGCGTTTTTAAtgcacaaaaatgtaaaaatttctACTGTAATACCTACAattattgcacaaatttacTGTTCCCATAGAAACGATGTGCAACAATTTTAACAGAGCTGCAGACAGATGCGACATTCACTGGAATGCtttgaaatagtatatttcaaaccaaggtaagaaagtggtttcttgcagaccgcaggcaaagattataaaccgagtcgtagacgaggtttgtaagtgcctaaggtctgcaatgacactttcttaacaaggtttgaatacaatttttttccctaccggcacaactttgttgaaaaaagtcaaaaaagatggttatattcgtgattaaaacgaaaattttgagaattgaatagtaggctgtgttatttgtttaattaacttgtcatcgcatttgaagatttgaggtttgttcgaaaatttgatataaacagggtaaagtaatctacctacctagcttatctgtttattttccagattatatgattgacctaccaacttacttcattgaattggctttcatttatcaataacttatttcacttttgacacttttgacatttgtattttggtacagttttaccataaacatttcatgattaactttcttaccttagcgagaaagttgaattttctcacctcaaatgaggtatccacagtctacatttctaaccggtagggagaaaaaattattattaaatacattatttagaTTAAGTGTGGTACTGTGgtgttttacattttcaaatatttatattgtgTATACGTTTGACATTGTTTTTCTAAGTCtctttttatattattttttctgtaatttgTTCTTTCACTTGTAAAAAAGTAAACTATGTAACTATGTACATACAAAAGAAACACACCATTAGCCACTTCATCTGTGTTAACAATATTCATAGTAAAAAAACAGTTAGGTACTCGATAAGATTTAACAATCctggaaaaattatttgtcagTTTGTCGATTGGTAACTATATCTACGGTACGGTagtttttaacatttcaaaGACACTCGTCACTGTCAAAAATTTAGGACACTCGGTACAGCAGAGCCAGCCAACGCCCGCTCCAGTAATAATAGCATCGTCGTTATTAGAAAATACTGTTGATACAGTAAATtgccaaatatttttctacgaGTTTAAACTCATCCACCTCGCCACAAAAATATCGAGCGCTGTCGCAGTAATGAATTTCAGGTAGTATTAAAAACGACAAACATGACAAGTATCATAACGGCCATTAATGCTGGAAACTAGcgctaaaaaatttaattatagcGACCGTCGACTTTTATTCGCCATTTTCTCCGAAGAATTGGAGGAATGTGTAACACGAAAGGCGGACATGCcattgcaatttttcaaacacGATTTCCCACTACTGCCGTGAAATATATACTTACACCAGAAATGACTGCAAATGGGGCTTTCGCTTGATGTTTAGGTGAAATTTCAGCGTTTTCCGACTTGACAAATATAACATTtcccaaataattttataaacaaacCGAGACTAATTGTTGCGGCCACTTGCCACAAAATAACACTGCTGATAGCTCGAAATTTGCATGTGAATGCGCACAGGAGGGCGAAATGCAAACACGAGCTACTAAAGTGCAGTCGGTGCGTTAAGTTTTAATCGCTTTTACAAATTCCCCCCCAAAGAATAGCTAAATCGATCAGAATCGACGTTGGAAGCTATGTTTgactttaataattaatgcagCAAGTTGGAGATCGTCACCGCCATTAATTAAACGCCCCTGAACTGGTTGGGCATTCGAAGCTTCAAGAAACTGAAAACTGCCACAACACTCGCCGGGGGGCAAACATCTAATGTATCATACTAGTCTAAATTTAAGcttggtatttttttatttgtgaaaaatatcGTCAAATCATCTGCAGCTGCAAATAACTGAATCTTAAAATATGACGACGGTAGTATTAGGAAGTATCAAAATAGACCGATGGTTTGTACGGCCATGAAGTCGGAAAAACACTCACTCAGAGGAAGACATCTAGAACCGGACAGGATTTAGAATAAGAAACAtgaaaattcgcaaaaatgaCGGCCAGTGTTGCAGTTGTCTACATCGTGTTGATGAATGTGTTGGTGTGTGGGTGTGCAGGTACCATGAAAATCGGTAAGTGTGGTGGTTGCTGCTTTATAATTAGATTGGAAATGAATAATCATTGGATTTCGCTATCGACCAGACATTCCAACAAATGAATtcagaaaaattcaaaaataccaaattgaaaaaattataaatctaAGACTATAGAGTCAGCTATTAATAATTGGGTGACTAATATGATTAATTGAGGTCTtccaataataaatatttatgaaaaaatattcttgaTTCGGAAATATCtcattttgtagaaaattgaTTTTGCTGAAGGAATCTTCTTTGGACTTTTTTTAActcaattattataaaaatggcatgttgtttgtttatttcgaCAGATTCACATTTGTTTGGTTTGCAAATATAATTGAGATAAAAAATTCCAAGTTAGTTGGAGGAAGTTTTTCGGTCTCAACAAAGAATCttgattgttaaaaaatattactttcGTTCAGTTCCTTTTATCAATTAACTTCAAACCGTTATAACTCTTGTCATTGTAAATTCACAGGCATCcgtgtaaaaataattcagtttcattgaaaattgtgaaattaatGTGAATTTGCACCTCGACTCGATCATATCTCAGAAATCGTACGGACATTTTTATAGAAAAGATGTGGTtgagaatttaaaaagttacaaaatCGATCTGAACAGTTTTTTACCGTAGGAACAATTCCAAATGTTATTGTCAAAAGTACTCTTCTTTGAACCTTCTTCCCTGAATAAAATCACGGGCACAACTGGGACAAATGTTTGATTTTGTGAGGCAAAAATAGACCTAATTATCATAAATGAATCATGAATATTTTGCaacaaaaatcattgaaaacatttattaaattttttgaacataTAATGGTAATGCAATATAAAATCCATCTTCACCACAACCCTGAAGAGAAACCTCCTGGTGGGATGCGAACCCGATGAACTCTATTAACAGTCGCTGGTTCTGGAGCGCTTTTCACTTTAGTTTCACTTGCAATTCCTCTAGATTTTTCAGAACCATCATCAGAAGTTTTCTCCGCAGTTTTCATTTCTCTCGAGTCTAGTTCTCTGTTTACACTTTCCATAATTTGCGAAGCCGTGTTTGTTAGATCCTCCTTTGGGGGTTCGTACTCTGTCGAATAAGCTAAAATGTTGGTGTGGCCCCCGCCAGGAGGTCTCAGAACTCTGCTGGAGCTGCGATTGCCTTCTATGCCAGTGAAGATGTTGGTCGAAGTCATTGTGGATGattttttagcaaataaatcGAAGATAATTTTAGAGGGatgagaaatttgactgaaatgtcaaattctgAACAGTTTATTTAATTGAGTCGCTAGGTTCTTCCATTTAAATCCATGGCAAcagtattaaaacaaaaaacaaaataaaagcaactattttatattttttaatgttgtcaTTTGTTCTAAACCAAGTTTGATGCAAAGCAGAgccaacaaaaatatttgtggcTATAGTACTTTTTGCTCTTAAGATCTCTTTTCCTTTACCTCATTATTTTTCAATGTAAACCAAATATTCCGtctaattacaattaaaaactGGTTATTATCTTTGTTTcagaaatattaataaaatacactTCTTTGTTTCGAATAAAGCTTTGAAAAGACTAGACTCTATCTTCATATaactttgataataaaaatagcTGTACAACGCCGTGAGATAAAATTAAAGAAGATGTCCTTTTAGGTGCCATTTTTGACACGGCGGACGCGCAGAAGGAGCGAGCCTTCGAGCTGGCAGTCGAGCGGCTTGGCAAATTAtcgaagaaaaattacaagatAGAAGCCGTAATCGAGCGCTTAGACGTCGACGACCCTCTGGCAGCAATGTCAGCAACTTGCTCATTAATGAAACAAGGCGTCGCCGGCATTTTGGGCCCGACTCTGGAACACAACTCAAGAACAGTGCAATCGATATGCGATGATAAGGACGTCCCACATTTAGATGTAAGATGGGTTGACGAGCCGACGAccccaacaattaatttttacccATCTCAAAGCATGCTCACTCAGCTCTTCATCGATATCATCAGAGCGTGGGAGTACAAAGATTTCGTCGTTTTGTACGATAACGCGGAGAGTCTGAAGCGGATGACGAGGTTCCTGCAGGTgtacaacaacaacaattacaAGATCGTGTTTCGACAGTTAGAGAAGTATGGAAATTACAGGTAAGTTGGGAGAGCACTTGTtggagataatttaattaggaGAATGTTAAGGCCGGCGCTGAAAGAGGTGAGGAAGTCGGGAGCGACGCACTTGATGCTGGATTGTTCTACTGAAATCGTGAAGGATGTGCTGACTCAAGCGCAACAAGTTGGGCTGATGTCcgacaaacactattttttcatCACCAATTTTGATCTACAGACCATCGATCTGGTCCCCTTCCAGTTCAGCGAGACAAACATCACCGGAGTAAATTCTCCAAGAAAGAAAATCACATTACTAGTACATTTCTTACAGATCCGCTTATTCGATCCGCAATCTGAACCAATAAGAGACTTGGCTGAATTCATTTTTGCCGAAGACATAGCCAGAGACCCCATGTTTGTTTTCTCCGCCCCTTACAAACTCCACCTAGACGTCATTCTAATAGTAGACGCTGTTATGATGTTTGGTGAAGTTTTGGAAGAACTTCCAGAAACTCCAAAATCAATTGATTGTGACCAGAACGACAGATGGCTCTCGGGACTGACAATCACAAACTTAGTGAAAGGGGTAAAAAAGTAACAACGCAAATCTGGTGGTACTAGTGGTCGCAATTTCAGAAGCAATATTCGGGTCTCAGTGGAATCATTGCGTTCGATGGAGTAGGCTACAGAAATAATTTGATGGTGGATGTTATTGAGTTGAAAGAAGGAGGAATTACCAAAGTGGGAAATTGGAGTGATGAGAAATCCATACAGAAATTAACAATTGACAGGCCCCCTTACGAAAATGACGTGCGAAAACAAGCTTTAAAGCACAAATCGTTTCGTGTCTTGATCAGTTTGGTAAATTCTTTTACAGAAAAGTTGGAACAGATTTTGATATCTGATTGTACTCCAGATAGAGCCATTCGCAAGGTACAAGAGAGTTAGCGATACTTCCCTCAGAGGAAACAGTGAATATGAAGGTTTTGCCATAGATTTGATTCATGAACTGTCTGTGATCGAAGGGTTCAATTACACTTTCCTCAACCAAATAGATAAAAAGAATGGTGACTATAATCCTGTCAAGAGAGAGTGGGAGGGTATGATTGGAGCTATCAGAGCAAACGTAAGCGCTGCACTCAAAATCTACTTCTAGTTCATTTTAATCTTCCAGGAAGCTGATTTGGCAATCGCTGACCTAACCATAACGTCAGATAGACAACAAGCAGTAGATTTTACAACACCTTTTATGAACCTAGgtaatacattattaatttGTCTAACACTACAcccaaacaaaatttttaggtATTAGTATTTTGTACCAAAAACCAAGGAAGGCTCCACCAAGCTTCTTCTCTTTCGCTGATCCTTTCGCTCTCGAAATCTGGATTTTAGTAGCCTTATCGTATCTCACGGTATCGATGGTTTTATTCGTGTTGGGACGTATCTGTTCGTCTGAATGGACAAACCCATATCCATGTATTGAGGAACCCGAGTACTTAGTCAACCAACTTAGCCTAAGAAACTGTTTTTGGTTTGTCTCTGGTAGTATCATGCAGCAAGGAACGGAGATTGGTCCATTGTACTACGACACCAAGTGCCATAATTATACAATTTACAAGTCTGTTGCAGAGCTTTGTCCACAAGAATGGTAGCTGGGATTTGGTGGTTCTTCACGCTCATCATGGTATCGTCATACACAGCGAATTTAGCTGTGTTTTTGACTCGAGAAACTCCGATACCCCATTTTAACGATGTCTTCGAGTTGGTAAAGAACGCAGAAACGAAGGGTATCAAATGGGGGGCGAAAAAAGACGGATCTACTGTTAATTTCTTTAAGGTAATGAGAGGTACAAGATAGGAAGTAGTGTTAACAGTTTGTTTCAGGCTTCGAGAAACCGGTTCAAGGAGTATGGACAAATCTATGATTTTATGATGGACCACGCCGGCGATGTATTGGTTTCGGATCCAACTCTAGGGGTGGAAAGAGCTGAAAGAGAGAATTATGCTTTCTTCATGGAGATAACTTCCATAGAGTACGAGATTCAGAGAAGATGCAATTTGACCAAAGTTGGGAAGTTGCTAGATGAGAAAAGTTACGGAATAGCGATGAGAAAAAGTAAGAGTTTTCAAATGTTTACATACTTCCACCTATCGCAGAATATCACTAACAAAAAGTCTACTTATCAAATTTGTGAATATAGATTTTgtcacagtttttgattatGATTTTGATGCGATTACAGATTCAACATACAGAAGCGTATTGAGCCGAGCTATTTTGGATTTGCAACATTCCGGAAAACTCAACGAGCTGAAAAGGAAGTGGTGGGAGGAGAAACGTGGAGGCGGCTTTTGTGAAGTACCCTCTGCTCAGAGTGAAGTATTTCATAtcatattgtttgttttagaGCGAAGACGACCAATCCGAAGCCACAGCGTTGAACTTAAAGAACGTCGGTGGCGTATTCTGGGTAACAATGGGCGGAGTCCTAATCGCGGTGGTACTAGTAGTAGCGGAACTGCTTATGCATGTGGTGAAAATTTCGATCCAGACGAAAGCTCCTCTCTGGCAATCGATAGTagaagaatttaaattttacttcaaatttTCCGGAATGATAAAACCTGTCACTTATAACAATCCGAATTTGGAAGAGTCGAGCAAGTCGTCTgtaaaaaattcttgaaataCACTCGTACAATTTCTATTTGGTGCTTTATTTCGTCTTTATTTCATGTGGAAATTGCGCTGCATCAAATTAACTGTCACTGCCAGTATATAATTTGTCCGGTGTAGTTACGGCGTAATAAATTAGCACGTGCACCTACGTTGCAGGTATTATTCTCGTTCCTCATCGTTTGTGGGGGCGGCGCCCCTATCCATTGCGATATTGCGCCGAGTTATGAGTTAGGTAGTTCCAGCAAAGGACACAACCGTAAACTTAGCTAATGTTACCGGTATTTATCGCTAATGAATGTACTTATGCTTGGGCGTTTATTGGGAGTAAGTTTTGACATGCTTTATTAAATTACTCGACTGGTTCCAACTAATCAGAATCAGTCTAGACCACCGATGGCTCAGTGCTGCATTATACGTCTTGCACAGTTCACTTCTGCAACAGACACCGTTTATGCTGTCCCAAAGAGAACAGCAGAAACTTGGACTGGACCTTAAGGAAAATAACAACAATGAATTTCAGCGGGGAATCGACCCACCACAATGGGGCGATTGATCGGCCAAACAAGAAAGACACGTTTTCAAACAAAACTTTATTGACTAGTCCCGTCTGTGTCTGTTGTGGAAATCGCTAAAGTGCTAATTAAATTCATACTTAATTGAAATTCCTGCTGGTTCATGATTGGCATGAAATTTTCGTTGTGTGAAAATCAGAAAACCGAAGCGAGTTCAGTATGAATTTAATAAAGCGGGGTTTTCACGTGCgcaggtaaataaataaactgattttttttccgattaattacaataatccCCCGACTGTGTCGTGTTTTCGCCACATAAACTCCATTCTTGAGAGAGTTGCTCATTTTTATGGATGGGAGAAACATTCGACTATAAAGTAGGTAATCAGTTTGaaagattttgataaataatctaaatttttTAGAGTGCTTTCGTTCAGATCCCCGTATTCAGTCAggttttgacagattttataAAACAGCTTCTTGTATTAAAACGGGCATGTGAACGCATAACCGTAACGCGgagcattttattttatgccTACTCACTTACCTTGATAAAACTCAATTTCTCGCCCACGTGTTCTAAACTGAATTCTCTTACctgaaactgaaaaattatatATATTAGGGGACTGTCGTAAATAACGAAATGGGATAATATACTAAATTATACGGCATCTAGCGTGTGGGTTCAGTTTTCTTATAGACTTTACTTACAAGTAAATAACGTCATAATCGATATTTATGTATCGAATAGTTTACCTGAATAAAATGATGACTTCGCCTCTGAAAATAATGCCCCGAAGACAGTTTATAATAGAAGgtattcaattattaaaaaagttgATTGAAATAATGAGCAATAATTCACCGAAGAGGTTGAGGTACTATAACCACACAAGTCTAATGGATAGTTAATGCTCCGAGTAGTGACTAATCaatagaattaaattttttaaacacaggAAAATATCCAGACAGATTGTTAAACTTCTACAAATGAATAACAcgtttaacaaaataataacagaccaatttacataatttttctttgattaaaaatgataataacaATGTTTGTTCGTCCGAAGGTAATACGTAATACAGATATCggttgttcatttaaatttccggtcaaagctggtgttgaagagtcgattgtgaacgcaccactcatgTAAAGACACAAACAACGGTAACATTTAAACAGCTGGTCCGTGATCCGCaatccgtagtgcgttcacaatcgactcttcaatgccaacttttACCGGAAacttaaatgaacacccgatactttcCTTATTAAGTATTATATTAACAATAATCATACGGAAAACATATccaaataaagaaaacttttcagaagaaaattatacCTCAACAGAATATTATTTTACGAATagaagataaaaaattaaaaagattaTAGACAATTTTGAGACAGAGAATGTTCATGCATTTgtgcaaaattatttgataattgCACTGATGTATGAATATACGCCATAACGTGAAGAAAAAACCCCAggaaacaagagagaaaaacgtTACAATATACTCGTAAGACTTGTATGTTCTTCTCATAACAACATAcacattttttgtgaattctgtaattttcttcttctgaTCTTATTGTATTTTCAGATCAGGTGGTCAGTTTAgatgtataattttttaagcagAATCTTAATGCGCTTGGGATATGAGAAATTTTAGTTCTAATCCTGGTGGATATCTGTTTAGTTGATTTCCATAACAAATATCCATAAATTAAACGAATGTCCTCTCGGGCGCAAATATGAGGGGAATTAAACGCAGCGATGACTGTCACCGGCAATAAAATAAAGAGGGAATTTCcacattttgtaaagaaatAAATCATCCCTTTAGCATCGCTGCTGCATATCTTAACCGATCTCATTTCAGTGGTATTGACAAGTTTACAACCCCCTATAATCGAGTGTCAAAAAAAGCTGAACGCTTTCAGGATATAATACTGTCTTGAAAACCGGCAACGACATATATACCTGCTTATTTCGCCATTTCTGCTGATGGCATTACCGAAATACAACAGGTCATTTTCATATGTCATTTCCGCGAATGAAGAAACCATCCATCATGGCCCGGCCTAATCTCAACCCTCCGTTCGGTCGATTTTAAATCGCGCACCACTTCAAGTGTGATTCCAAGCTGAAACGGTCCAATCATAAATCATTTACTTGGGGACGTATTATTAAAAGTAGTACGTGATCCGATACACATATTGCATTAACGACAGCCGGAGGGGATCCATAAATTCCGATAATTAAACCGGACTTTTGAAGAGTCGAAAATATGCTCCGGTCGCGTTTCCCTTAATTAAATGTCGGGGTGTCGGTGTGTACCTCCTTTAATTAGAGTAAGTGAGGATGTACTTCATCAA contains these protein-coding regions:
- the LOC138124999 gene encoding glutamate receptor ionotropic, kainate 2-like isoform X1; this encodes MTASVAVVYIVLMNVLVCGCAGTMKIGAIFDTADAQKERAFELAVERLGKLSKKNYKIEAVIERLDVDDPLAAMSATCSLMKQGVAGILGPTLEHNSRTVQSICDDKDVPHLDVRWVDEPTTPTINFYPSQSMLTQLFIDIIRAWEYKDFVVLYDNAESLKRMTRFLQVYNNNNYKIVFRQLEKYGNYRPALKEVRKSGATHLMLDCSTEIVKDVLTQAQQVGLMSDKHYFFITNFDLQTIDLVPFQFSETNITGIRLFDPQSEPIRDLAEFIFAEDIARDPMFVFSAPYKLHLDVILIVDAVMMFGEVLEELPETPKSIDCDQNDRWLSGLTITNLVKGKQYSGLSGIIAFDGVGYRNNLMVDVIELKEGGITKVGNWSDEKSIQKLTIDRPPYENDVRKQALKHKSFRVLISLIEPFARYKRVSDTSLRGNSEYEGFAIDLIHELSVIEGFNYTFLNQIDKKNGDYNPVKREWEGMIGAIRANEADLAIADLTITSDRQQAVDFTTPFMNLGISILYQKPRKAPPSFFSFADPFALEIWILVALSYLTVSMVLFVLGRICSSEWTNPYPCIEEPEYLVNQLSLRNCFWFVSGSIMQQGTEIGPLALSTRMVAGIWWFFTLIMVSSYTANLAVFLTRETPIPHFNDVFELVKNAETKGIKWGAKKDGSTVNFFKASRNRFKEYGQIYDFMMDHAGDVLVSDPTLGVERAERENYAFFMEITSIEYEIQRRCNLTKVGKLLDEKSYGIAMRKNSTYRSVLSRAILDLQHSGKLNELKRKWWEEKRGGGFCESEDDQSEATALNLKNVGGVFWVTMGGVLIAVVLVVAELLMHVVKISIQTKAPLWQSIVEEFKFYFKFSGMIKPVTYNNPNLEESSKSSVKNS
- the LOC138124999 gene encoding glutamate receptor ionotropic, kainate 2-like isoform X2, with amino-acid sequence MTASVAVVYIVLMNVLVCGCAGTMKIGAIFDTADAQKERAFELAVERLGKLSKKNYKIEAVIERLDVDDPLAAMSATCSLMKQGVAGILGPTLEHNSRTVQSICDDKDVPHLDLFIDIIRAWEYKDFVVLYDNAESLKRMTRFLQVYNNNNYKIVFRQLEKYGNYRPALKEVRKSGATHLMLDCSTEIVKDVLTQAQQVGLMSDKHYFFITNFDLQTIDLVPFQFSETNITGIRLFDPQSEPIRDLAEFIFAEDIARDPMFVFSAPYKLHLDVILIVDAVMMFGEVLEELPETPKSIDCDQNDRWLSGLTITNLVKGKQYSGLSGIIAFDGVGYRNNLMVDVIELKEGGITKVGNWSDEKSIQKLTIDRPPYENDVRKQALKHKSFRVLISLIEPFARYKRVSDTSLRGNSEYEGFAIDLIHELSVIEGFNYTFLNQIDKKNGDYNPVKREWEGMIGAIRANEADLAIADLTITSDRQQAVDFTTPFMNLGISILYQKPRKAPPSFFSFADPFALEIWILVALSYLTVSMVLFVLGRICSSEWTNPYPCIEEPEYLVNQLSLRNCFWFVSGSIMQQGTEIGPLALSTRMVAGIWWFFTLIMVSSYTANLAVFLTRETPIPHFNDVFELVKNAETKGIKWGAKKDGSTVNFFKASRNRFKEYGQIYDFMMDHAGDVLVSDPTLGVERAERENYAFFMEITSIEYEIQRRCNLTKVGKLLDEKSYGIAMRKNSTYRSVLSRAILDLQHSGKLNELKRKWWEEKRGGGFCESEDDQSEATALNLKNVGGVFWVTMGGVLIAVVLVVAELLMHVVKISIQTKAPLWQSIVEEFKFYFKFSGMIKPVTYNNPNLEESSKSSVKNS